A single genomic interval of Antechinus flavipes isolate AdamAnt ecotype Samford, QLD, Australia chromosome 1, AdamAnt_v2, whole genome shotgun sequence harbors:
- the MEF2B gene encoding myocyte-specific enhancer factor 2B isoform X4 — MVVNGLNGQFTESSLSPPCSLCPVHTMGRKKIQISRILDQRNRQVTFTKRKFGLMKKAYELSVLCDCEIALIIFNSANRLFQYASTDMDRVLLKYTEYSEPHESRTNTDILETLKRKGLGLESQELELDEGLVEPGEKLRRLGGDGADIALVRPKFYSATPALPSPDLAYGAVPPPGSGPEPCGLGEATPGQGRPSPFRPAASKAGPPAGRSPGPLPPAGLGPPLFSPGGLPRALANKTPPPLYLAADGRRPDLPSNLTGPRAGLSATRTLYGSLQNPSPISAPGSGGLSSHGLGAFPFLSSSQAVQSLPLEHTVAADFIPTPYRLWSWRPFSSPGPPPAHGPGPLAAPKGGQVPRLPVTP, encoded by the exons ATGGTAGTGAATGGATTGAATGGCCAGTTTACTGAgtcttctctttcccccccttGCAGCCTGTGCCCAGTTCACaccatgggaagaaaaaaaatccagatctCCAGAATTCTAGATCAACGGAACCGTCAG GTCACTTTCACCAAGCGGAAGTTTGGGCTGATGAAGAAGGCCTATGAGCTGAGTGTTCTCTGCGACTGCGAGATTGCCCTCATCATCTTCAACAGCGCCAACCGCCTGTTTCAGTACGCCAGCACCGACATGGACCGGGTGCTGCTCAAGTACACGGAGTACAGCGAGCCCCACGAGAGCCGCACCAACACGGACATCCTCGAG ACACTGAAGCGGAAGGGGCTTGGCTTGGAGAGCCAGGAGCTGGAGCTGGATGAGGGCCTGGTGGAGCCTGGAGAGAAGCTCCGGCGTCTTGGGGGGGATGGAGCTGATATAGCCCTGGTTCGACCCAAGTTTTAT TCGGCGACTCCTGCTCTGCCTAGCCCTGACCTGGCATATGGGGCAGTGCCTCCCCCAGGGTCTGGGCCTGAGCCATGTGGGCTAGGTGAGGCTACCCCCGGCCAGGGCCGTCCGTCCCCCTTCCGGCCTGCTGCGTCCAAGGCTGGTCCCCCAGCGGGCCGTTCCCCGGGGCCGCTGCCCCCAG CAGGTCTAGGCCCCCCACTTTTCTCCCCAGGCGGCCTTCCTCGGGCTCTGGCCAACAAGACCCCTCCCCCTCTATATCTGGCAGCTGATGGACGGAGGCCAGATCTGCCTAGTAACCTGACAGGGCCCAGGGCAGGCCTGAGTGCCACG agaACTCTCTACGGAAGCCTCCAGAATCCCAGCCCCATCTCAGCCCCTGGCAGTGGTGGTCTCTCCAGTCACGGACTGGGggctttccccttcctttcctcaagCCAGGCAG TCCAGAGCCTCCCCCTAGAACACACAGTTGCAGCTGATTTTATCCCCACTCCCTACAGACTATGGTCCTGGAGACCCTTCTCCTCACCCGGGCCTCCTCCAGCCCATGGCCCTGGTCCCCTGGCAGCCCCCAAGGGGGGACAGGTCCCCCGGCTCCCAGTCACACCTTAG
- the MEF2B gene encoding myocyte-specific enhancer factor 2B isoform X2, producing the protein MVVNGLNGQFTESSLSPPCSLCPVHTMGRKKIQISRILDQRNRQVTFTKRKFGLMKKAYELSVLCDCEIALIIFNSANRLFQYASTDMDRVLLKYTEYSEPHESRTNTDILETLKRKGLGLESQELELDEGLVEPGEKLRRLGGDGADIALVRPKFYSATPALPSPDLAYGAVPPPGSGPEPCGLGEATPGQGRPSPFRPAASKAGPPAGRSPGPLPPGLGPPLFSPGGLPRALANKTPPPLYLAADGRRPDLPSNLTGPRAGLSATRTLYGSLQNPSPISAPGSGGLSSHGLGAFPFLSSSQADYGPGDPSPHPGLLQPMALVPWQPPRGDRSPGSQSHLSVRPGSAPGPGEETPAAPGSSPPALSIKSERVSPGVAPPSERPPSRDDFTKSYPYPAAGLARPGQPLRRLHVADGWPR; encoded by the exons ATGGTAGTGAATGGATTGAATGGCCAGTTTACTGAgtcttctctttcccccccttGCAGCCTGTGCCCAGTTCACaccatgggaagaaaaaaaatccagatctCCAGAATTCTAGATCAACGGAACCGTCAG GTCACTTTCACCAAGCGGAAGTTTGGGCTGATGAAGAAGGCCTATGAGCTGAGTGTTCTCTGCGACTGCGAGATTGCCCTCATCATCTTCAACAGCGCCAACCGCCTGTTTCAGTACGCCAGCACCGACATGGACCGGGTGCTGCTCAAGTACACGGAGTACAGCGAGCCCCACGAGAGCCGCACCAACACGGACATCCTCGAG ACACTGAAGCGGAAGGGGCTTGGCTTGGAGAGCCAGGAGCTGGAGCTGGATGAGGGCCTGGTGGAGCCTGGAGAGAAGCTCCGGCGTCTTGGGGGGGATGGAGCTGATATAGCCCTGGTTCGACCCAAGTTTTAT TCGGCGACTCCTGCTCTGCCTAGCCCTGACCTGGCATATGGGGCAGTGCCTCCCCCAGGGTCTGGGCCTGAGCCATGTGGGCTAGGTGAGGCTACCCCCGGCCAGGGCCGTCCGTCCCCCTTCCGGCCTGCTGCGTCCAAGGCTGGTCCCCCAGCGGGCCGTTCCCCGGGGCCGCTGCCCCCAG GTCTAGGCCCCCCACTTTTCTCCCCAGGCGGCCTTCCTCGGGCTCTGGCCAACAAGACCCCTCCCCCTCTATATCTGGCAGCTGATGGACGGAGGCCAGATCTGCCTAGTAACCTGACAGGGCCCAGGGCAGGCCTGAGTGCCACG agaACTCTCTACGGAAGCCTCCAGAATCCCAGCCCCATCTCAGCCCCTGGCAGTGGTGGTCTCTCCAGTCACGGACTGGGggctttccccttcctttcctcaagCCAGGCAG ACTATGGTCCTGGAGACCCTTCTCCTCACCCGGGCCTCCTCCAGCCCATGGCCCTGGTCCCCTGGCAGCCCCCAAGGGGGGACAGGTCCCCCGGCTCCCAGTCACACCTTAG CGTCCGCCCCGGCTCCGCCCCCGGGCCGGGCGAGGAGACTCCAGCGGCCCCGGGAAGCTCTCCGCCGGCGCTCAGCATCAAGTCCGAGCGCGTGTCCCCGGGAGTTGCGCCCCCCTCGGAGCGCCCACCGTCCCGGGACGACTTCACCAAGAGCTACCCCTACCCCGCCGCGGGGCTGGCCCGGCCCGGCCAGCCCCTCCGACGGCTCCACGTGGCCGACGGCTGGCCCAGATAG
- the MEF2B gene encoding myocyte-specific enhancer factor 2B isoform X1, with product MVVNGLNGQFTESSLSPPCSLCPVHTMGRKKIQISRILDQRNRQVTFTKRKFGLMKKAYELSVLCDCEIALIIFNSANRLFQYASTDMDRVLLKYTEYSEPHESRTNTDILETLKRKGLGLESQELELDEGLVEPGEKLRRLGGDGADIALVRPKFYSATPALPSPDLAYGAVPPPGSGPEPCGLGEATPGQGRPSPFRPAASKAGPPAGRSPGPLPPAGLGPPLFSPGGLPRALANKTPPPLYLAADGRRPDLPSNLTGPRAGLSATRTLYGSLQNPSPISAPGSGGLSSHGLGAFPFLSSSQADYGPGDPSPHPGLLQPMALVPWQPPRGDRSPGSQSHLSVRPGSAPGPGEETPAAPGSSPPALSIKSERVSPGVAPPSERPPSRDDFTKSYPYPAAGLARPGQPLRRLHVADGWPR from the exons ATGGTAGTGAATGGATTGAATGGCCAGTTTACTGAgtcttctctttcccccccttGCAGCCTGTGCCCAGTTCACaccatgggaagaaaaaaaatccagatctCCAGAATTCTAGATCAACGGAACCGTCAG GTCACTTTCACCAAGCGGAAGTTTGGGCTGATGAAGAAGGCCTATGAGCTGAGTGTTCTCTGCGACTGCGAGATTGCCCTCATCATCTTCAACAGCGCCAACCGCCTGTTTCAGTACGCCAGCACCGACATGGACCGGGTGCTGCTCAAGTACACGGAGTACAGCGAGCCCCACGAGAGCCGCACCAACACGGACATCCTCGAG ACACTGAAGCGGAAGGGGCTTGGCTTGGAGAGCCAGGAGCTGGAGCTGGATGAGGGCCTGGTGGAGCCTGGAGAGAAGCTCCGGCGTCTTGGGGGGGATGGAGCTGATATAGCCCTGGTTCGACCCAAGTTTTAT TCGGCGACTCCTGCTCTGCCTAGCCCTGACCTGGCATATGGGGCAGTGCCTCCCCCAGGGTCTGGGCCTGAGCCATGTGGGCTAGGTGAGGCTACCCCCGGCCAGGGCCGTCCGTCCCCCTTCCGGCCTGCTGCGTCCAAGGCTGGTCCCCCAGCGGGCCGTTCCCCGGGGCCGCTGCCCCCAG CAGGTCTAGGCCCCCCACTTTTCTCCCCAGGCGGCCTTCCTCGGGCTCTGGCCAACAAGACCCCTCCCCCTCTATATCTGGCAGCTGATGGACGGAGGCCAGATCTGCCTAGTAACCTGACAGGGCCCAGGGCAGGCCTGAGTGCCACG agaACTCTCTACGGAAGCCTCCAGAATCCCAGCCCCATCTCAGCCCCTGGCAGTGGTGGTCTCTCCAGTCACGGACTGGGggctttccccttcctttcctcaagCCAGGCAG ACTATGGTCCTGGAGACCCTTCTCCTCACCCGGGCCTCCTCCAGCCCATGGCCCTGGTCCCCTGGCAGCCCCCAAGGGGGGACAGGTCCCCCGGCTCCCAGTCACACCTTAG CGTCCGCCCCGGCTCCGCCCCCGGGCCGGGCGAGGAGACTCCAGCGGCCCCGGGAAGCTCTCCGCCGGCGCTCAGCATCAAGTCCGAGCGCGTGTCCCCGGGAGTTGCGCCCCCCTCGGAGCGCCCACCGTCCCGGGACGACTTCACCAAGAGCTACCCCTACCCCGCCGCGGGGCTGGCCCGGCCCGGCCAGCCCCTCCGACGGCTCCACGTGGCCGACGGCTGGCCCAGATAG
- the MEF2B gene encoding myocyte-specific enhancer factor 2B isoform X3: MGRKKIQISRILDQRNRQVTFTKRKFGLMKKAYELSVLCDCEIALIIFNSANRLFQYASTDMDRVLLKYTEYSEPHESRTNTDILETLKRKGLGLESQELELDEGLVEPGEKLRRLGGDGADIALVRPKFYSATPALPSPDLAYGAVPPPGSGPEPCGLGEATPGQGRPSPFRPAASKAGPPAGRSPGPLPPAGLGPPLFSPGGLPRALANKTPPPLYLAADGRRPDLPSNLTGPRAGLSATRTLYGSLQNPSPISAPGSGGLSSHGLGAFPFLSSSQADYGPGDPSPHPGLLQPMALVPWQPPRGDRSPGSQSHLSVRPGSAPGPGEETPAAPGSSPPALSIKSERVSPGVAPPSERPPSRDDFTKSYPYPAAGLARPGQPLRRLHVADGWPR; this comes from the exons atgggaagaaaaaaaatccagatctCCAGAATTCTAGATCAACGGAACCGTCAG GTCACTTTCACCAAGCGGAAGTTTGGGCTGATGAAGAAGGCCTATGAGCTGAGTGTTCTCTGCGACTGCGAGATTGCCCTCATCATCTTCAACAGCGCCAACCGCCTGTTTCAGTACGCCAGCACCGACATGGACCGGGTGCTGCTCAAGTACACGGAGTACAGCGAGCCCCACGAGAGCCGCACCAACACGGACATCCTCGAG ACACTGAAGCGGAAGGGGCTTGGCTTGGAGAGCCAGGAGCTGGAGCTGGATGAGGGCCTGGTGGAGCCTGGAGAGAAGCTCCGGCGTCTTGGGGGGGATGGAGCTGATATAGCCCTGGTTCGACCCAAGTTTTAT TCGGCGACTCCTGCTCTGCCTAGCCCTGACCTGGCATATGGGGCAGTGCCTCCCCCAGGGTCTGGGCCTGAGCCATGTGGGCTAGGTGAGGCTACCCCCGGCCAGGGCCGTCCGTCCCCCTTCCGGCCTGCTGCGTCCAAGGCTGGTCCCCCAGCGGGCCGTTCCCCGGGGCCGCTGCCCCCAG CAGGTCTAGGCCCCCCACTTTTCTCCCCAGGCGGCCTTCCTCGGGCTCTGGCCAACAAGACCCCTCCCCCTCTATATCTGGCAGCTGATGGACGGAGGCCAGATCTGCCTAGTAACCTGACAGGGCCCAGGGCAGGCCTGAGTGCCACG agaACTCTCTACGGAAGCCTCCAGAATCCCAGCCCCATCTCAGCCCCTGGCAGTGGTGGTCTCTCCAGTCACGGACTGGGggctttccccttcctttcctcaagCCAGGCAG ACTATGGTCCTGGAGACCCTTCTCCTCACCCGGGCCTCCTCCAGCCCATGGCCCTGGTCCCCTGGCAGCCCCCAAGGGGGGACAGGTCCCCCGGCTCCCAGTCACACCTTAG CGTCCGCCCCGGCTCCGCCCCCGGGCCGGGCGAGGAGACTCCAGCGGCCCCGGGAAGCTCTCCGCCGGCGCTCAGCATCAAGTCCGAGCGCGTGTCCCCGGGAGTTGCGCCCCCCTCGGAGCGCCCACCGTCCCGGGACGACTTCACCAAGAGCTACCCCTACCCCGCCGCGGGGCTGGCCCGGCCCGGCCAGCCCCTCCGACGGCTCCACGTGGCCGACGGCTGGCCCAGATAG